One Streptosporangium sp. NBC_01495 DNA window includes the following coding sequences:
- a CDS encoding ABC transporter permease, giving the protein MTKHFLGDTATLLGRSLRHIARSPDTIITTAIMPIAMMLMFVYVFGGAIKTGSDSYVNYMLPGILLITVASGIAYTAFRLFMDMKGGIFERFQSMPIARSSVLWAHVLTSLVANSISLVVVVLVALLMGFRSSAGAPAWLAVAGILILFTLALTWIAVIPGLSAKTMEGASAFSYPLIFLPFLSSAFVPTDTMPGPVRFFAEHQPVTSIVNAIRDLFTQQPVGTDIWIALAWCVGILVVAYVFAMNTYRRKIS; this is encoded by the coding sequence ATGACCAAGCACTTCCTCGGCGACACCGCCACCCTGTTAGGACGATCCCTGCGCCACATCGCGCGCAGCCCGGACACCATCATCACGACCGCGATCATGCCGATCGCCATGATGCTGATGTTCGTCTACGTCTTCGGCGGCGCGATCAAAACAGGGTCGGACTCGTATGTGAACTACATGCTGCCCGGCATCCTGCTCATCACGGTGGCCTCGGGCATCGCCTACACCGCGTTCCGGCTGTTCATGGACATGAAGGGCGGCATCTTCGAGCGATTCCAGTCCATGCCGATCGCGCGCTCGTCAGTGCTGTGGGCGCACGTGCTGACCTCGCTGGTCGCCAATTCGATCTCGCTCGTGGTGGTCGTGCTCGTCGCCCTGCTGATGGGCTTCCGCTCGTCGGCGGGAGCGCCGGCGTGGCTCGCGGTCGCCGGCATCCTGATCCTGTTCACCCTGGCACTGACGTGGATCGCCGTCATCCCCGGCCTGTCGGCCAAGACCATGGAAGGCGCGAGCGCGTTCTCCTACCCGCTCATCTTCCTGCCGTTCCTCAGCTCGGCGTTCGTGCCCACCGACACCATGCCCGGCCCGGTGCGTTTCTTCGCCGAGCACCAGCCGGTGACCTCCATCGTCAACGCCATCCGCGACCTGTTCACCCAGCAGCCGGTCGGCACCGACATCTGGATCGCCCTCGCCTGGTGCGTCGGCATCCTCGTCGTCGCCTACGTATTCGCCATGAACACCTACCGCCGCAAGATTTCCTGA